In Styela clava chromosome 14, kaStyClav1.hap1.2, whole genome shotgun sequence, the following are encoded in one genomic region:
- the LOC144411744 gene encoding uncharacterized protein LOC144411744 isoform X4, translating into MADTYFKTKSENFDDLCIKVNDFYQCILCIGVSFTTPGGFQHHLKTQHIKYAVHIINGDERAFIMPCRRDCIKRGTSALTRSHYHCPSCEKIFGRRNSMIDHRRLTKNCLGVIESEEVRDMDIDSKNKSSESLCEGTFNFQCIPCDKRFRHQSSLRRHAQLKHNATQLLPSVCVDTFNGIYMVAQSDSGPLAPIHVQKHTLKQKIMCTDDDCISIIKAISTVNPGIQCRHLDSISESSILTTNKLQLSSLNRLREFNILNDSSVQWCKNMKEISEKDCCTLVALVDFSTMGFETRTIYFSVYTEKIQYFAPLKRVRVSFNKDNGEFSCLCPTSGMSSTCYHEAVAKWCLLEQQPEWIKRPSSICHTLTDNMDFMMKYFLTKKRIPAEIPQRLLRDISPPLLLTPSEQKCLKCNEDLCIKNKKRTVAYGMGHIWKTTELFIKECAECGMEVRYQEYEEGFHNFDNSVLLSLKLCCYLLRGLKNHISIESNLKMLFIETIPYNKIRNAFLHFLALQDYQYDFCCLKCGIYPTVLICDGNWKNTCRRPVEAVDKTQNTCDLIDVDATWEKYQMEIIGRGFYGCKENPWKVEIMYNTVAPWISPECRFSSEVPNTEHRKGFILNKPVVEKPLAYSKVSHEDILQAINSPLTSDSRLIDLCEVLGISSKGSSEDLVNTLNELVLFKDVCPKMYKSIKHCGGGIVHFRCPHGICYYMKYLLRQESARDYIDGILSLKRQPHAIISDIASQVAHHGEARKRGIFGPDKGMLFAYTDKNLELEKHGSLPQVKLDAHKKYSLCDRFHTRSKKKTAENSFRNLKYCSDLNINTSVAEQENAHMAKDRSSVCSMDTTNFLWLSRVSINLRNKDINSRYEKKMKTQFGNKIRRNHEGIAIPDVKGNVLDGTSGSVTEEELLIDEDDEAMNEVVANPEDNVYSENIQSGMTTGTVSQYQEDQTFCSAKMKSTSCSDGDGNIYDSENKDSDESRKCLFLPAKFNVDQSYSI; encoded by the exons ATGGCAGATACTTATTTTaagacaaaatcagaaaattttgatgatttgTGCATAAAAGTGAATGATTTTTACCAATGCATACTATGTATCGGAGTATCATTTACAACACCAGGTGGCTTTCAACACCACCTGAAAACTCAACATATCAAATATGCTGTTCATATCATCAATGGGGATGAAAGAG cTTTCATTATGCCTTGTAGAAGAGATTGTATAAAGCGAGGAACAAGTGCTTTGACCAGGAGTCACTATCATTGTCCCTcctgtgaaaaaatatttggacgGAGAAATTCTATGATTGACCACAGGAGGCTTACTAAGA ATTGTTTGGGTGTGATTGAAAGTGAAGAAGTCAGGGATATGGACATAGATTCTAAAAACAAAAGTTCAGAAAGTCTATGTGAAG GTACTTTCAACTTTCAATGCATACCTTGTGACAAGCGCTTTAGGCATCAGTCGTCATTGAGGCGACATGCTCAACTTAAACACAATGCAACTCAGCTTTTACCGAGCGTATGTGTTGACACATTCAATGGAATCTATATGGTTGCTCAAAGTGATTCTGGCCCACTTGCTCCAATTCATGTTCAAAAGCAcacattgaaacaaaaaattatgtgCACTGATGACGACTGTATTTCAATTATCAAAGCCATTTCAACAGTCAATCCAGGAATCCAATGTCGACATTTGGACTCTATCTCTGAATCTTCAATTTTAACGACAAACAAACTGCAACTGTCATCGCTAAACCGACTAAGGGAATTTAATATATTGAATGATTCGTCGGTTCAATGGTGCAAAAATATGAAGGAAATCAGTGAAAAGGATTGCTGCACTCTTGTAGCCCTTGTTGATTTTTCAACAATGGGTTTCGAAACAAGAACAATCTATTTTTCCGTTTACactgaaaaaattcaatattttgcaCCATTGAAGAGGGTAAGAGTTTCTTTCAATAAAGATAATGGGGAATTTTCGTGCCTTTGTCCAACCTCGGGCATGAGTTCGACATGTTACCATGAGGCTGTAGCGAAGTGGTGTTTATTGGAGCAACAACCTGAATGGATCAAGCGCCCTTCCAG TATTTGTCATACACTGACTGATAATATGGACTTTATGATGAagtattttttaacaaaaaaaagaattccAGCTGAAATACCTCAGCGTCTTTTGCGTGACATTTCTCCTCCGCTTTTGCTGACTCCCTCTGAACAAAAATGTCTTAAGTGCAACGAGGATTTATGCATCAAGAATAAAAAACGAACAGTAGCATATGGAATGGGCCACATTTGGAAAA CAACTGAATTATTCATCAAGGAATGTGCTGAATGTGGAATGGAAGTTAGATATCAAGAATATGAAGAAGGTTTTCATAATTTTGACAATAGTGTTTTATTGAGTCTCAAGTTGTGTTGTTATTTACTGCGTGGACTGAAA AATCATATCTCAATCGAGAGCAATCTAAAAATGTTGTTCATCGAAACTATTCCTTATAATAAGATCAGGAATGCGTTCTTGCATTTTTTGGCTCTCCAAGACTATCAATACGACTTTTGTTGCTTGAAATGTGGAATATATCCAACAGTGCTGATATGTGATGGTAATTGGAAAAACACGTGCAGAAGACCAG TTGAAGCCGTTGACAAAACCCAAAATACTTGTGACCTCATTGATGTAGACGCAACTTGGGAAAAATATCAGATGGAAATTATAGGAAGAGGATTTTATG GCTGTAAAGAGAATCCATGGAAAGTGGAAATAATGTACAACACAGTTGCACCTTGGATATCTCCAGAATGCCGATTTTCAAGTGAAGTCCCAAATACAGAGCATAGGAAAGGATTTATTCTTAACAAGCCAGTTGTTGAAAAGCCTCTAGCCTACTCCAAAGTCTCTCATGAAGATATTCTTCAAGCTATAAACTCTCCTCTT ACATCTGATTCTCGTTTGATAGACTTGTGTGAAGTCTTGGGTATAAGTAGCAAAGGGAGTTCAGAAGACCTTGTTAATACTTTGAATGAGCTGGTTCTGTTTAAGGATGTATGCCCTAAGATGTACAAAAGCATAAAACATTGCGGTG GAGGGATTGTACATTTTCGTTGCCCACATGGGATATGCTATTATATGAAATATCTTCTAAGACAGGAAAGTGCTAGAGATTATATTGACGGAATATTGTCCCTGAAGAGACAACCTCATGCTATAATATCTGACATTGCTTCCCAA GTAGCCCATCATGGCGAGGCTAGAAAAAGGGGTATTTTTGGGCCTGATAAAGGAATGCTGTTTGCATATACTGACAAAAATCTTGAATTGGAAAAACATGGCTCTCTACCACAGGTTAAACTGGATGCTCATAAAAAATACAGCCTCTGTGATAGGTTCCATACAAGATCGAAGAAAAAGACCGCAGAAAATTCTTTTCGCAACTTGAAGTACTGCTCTGATTTGAACATAAATACCAGTGTGGCAGAGCAGGAAAATGCTCACATGGCAAAAGATAG ATCTTCAGTTTGCTCTATGGACACTACCAATTTCCTTTGGCTTTCGCGAGTTAGCATTAACCTGCGTAATAAAGACATAAACTcaagatatgaaaaaaaaatgaagactcaatttggaaataaaattcgGAGGAATCATGAAGGAATTGCTATACCAGATGTTAAAG GTAACGTTTTGGATGGAACCAGTGGATCGGTCACAGAG GAAGAATTACTCATCGACGAAGATGATGAAGCTATGAATGAGGTAGTTGCCAACCCTGAAGACAATGTGTACTCTGAAAATATA CAGAGTGGAATGACTACTGGAACAGTGTCACAATATCAAGAAGATCAGACATTTTG TTCAGCAAAAATGAAATCAACTTCATGCAGTGATGGTGATGGTAATATTTATGACTCCGAGAATAAAG ATAGTGATGAATCAAGAAAATGTCTTTTTCTGCCTGCCAAATTTAAtg TGGACCAGTCATACTCAATATAG
- the LOC144411744 gene encoding uncharacterized protein LOC144411744 isoform X3 has product MADTYFKTKSENFDDLCIKVNDFYQCILCIGVSFTTPGGFQHHLKTQHIKYAVHIINGDERAFIMPCRRDCIKRGTSALTRSHYHCPSCEKIFGRRNSMIDHRRLTKNCLGVIESEEVRDMDIDSKNKSSESLCEGTFNFQCIPCDKRFRHQSSLRRHAQLKHNATQLLPSVCVDTFNGIYMVAQSDSGPLAPIHVQKHTLKQKIMCTDDDCISIIKAISTVNPGIQCRHLDSISESSILTTNKLQLSSLNRLREFNILNDSSVQWCKNMKEISEKDCCTLVALVDFSTMGFETRTIYFSVYTEKIQYFAPLKRVRVSFNKDNGEFSCLCPTSGMSSTCYHEAVAKWCLLEQQPEWIKRPSSICHTLTDNMDFMMKYFLTKKRIPAEIPQRLLRDISPPLLLTPSEQKCLKCNEDLCIKNKKRTVAYGMGHIWKTTELFIKECAECGMEVRYQEYEEGFHNFDNSVLLSLKLCCYLLRGLKNHISIESNLKMLFIETIPYNKIRNAFLHFLALQDYQYDFCCLKCGIYPTVLICDGNWKNTCRRPVEAVDKTQNTCDLIDVDATWEKYQMEIIGRGFYGCKENPWKVEIMYNTVAPWISPECRFSSEVPNTEHRKGFILNKPVVEKPLAYSKVSHEDILQAINSPLTSDSRLIDLCEVLGISSKGSSEDLVNTLNELVLFKDVCPKMYKSIKHCGGGIVHFRCPHGICYYMKYLLRQESARDYIDGILSLKRQPHAIISDIASQVAHHGEARKRGIFGPDKGMLFAYTDKNLELEKHGSLPQVKLDAHKKYSLCDRFHTRSKKKTAENSFRNLKYCSDLNINTSVAEQENAHMAKDRSSVCSMDTTNFLWLSRVSINLRNKDINSRYEKKMKTQFGNKIRRNHEGIAIPDVKGNVLDGTSGSVTEEELLIDEDDEAMNEVVANPEDNVYSENIQSGMTTGTVSQYQEDQTFCSAKMKSTSCSDGDGNIYDSENKDSDESRKCLFLPAKFNDNRWNNCSSLS; this is encoded by the exons ATGGCAGATACTTATTTTaagacaaaatcagaaaattttgatgatttgTGCATAAAAGTGAATGATTTTTACCAATGCATACTATGTATCGGAGTATCATTTACAACACCAGGTGGCTTTCAACACCACCTGAAAACTCAACATATCAAATATGCTGTTCATATCATCAATGGGGATGAAAGAG cTTTCATTATGCCTTGTAGAAGAGATTGTATAAAGCGAGGAACAAGTGCTTTGACCAGGAGTCACTATCATTGTCCCTcctgtgaaaaaatatttggacgGAGAAATTCTATGATTGACCACAGGAGGCTTACTAAGA ATTGTTTGGGTGTGATTGAAAGTGAAGAAGTCAGGGATATGGACATAGATTCTAAAAACAAAAGTTCAGAAAGTCTATGTGAAG GTACTTTCAACTTTCAATGCATACCTTGTGACAAGCGCTTTAGGCATCAGTCGTCATTGAGGCGACATGCTCAACTTAAACACAATGCAACTCAGCTTTTACCGAGCGTATGTGTTGACACATTCAATGGAATCTATATGGTTGCTCAAAGTGATTCTGGCCCACTTGCTCCAATTCATGTTCAAAAGCAcacattgaaacaaaaaattatgtgCACTGATGACGACTGTATTTCAATTATCAAAGCCATTTCAACAGTCAATCCAGGAATCCAATGTCGACATTTGGACTCTATCTCTGAATCTTCAATTTTAACGACAAACAAACTGCAACTGTCATCGCTAAACCGACTAAGGGAATTTAATATATTGAATGATTCGTCGGTTCAATGGTGCAAAAATATGAAGGAAATCAGTGAAAAGGATTGCTGCACTCTTGTAGCCCTTGTTGATTTTTCAACAATGGGTTTCGAAACAAGAACAATCTATTTTTCCGTTTACactgaaaaaattcaatattttgcaCCATTGAAGAGGGTAAGAGTTTCTTTCAATAAAGATAATGGGGAATTTTCGTGCCTTTGTCCAACCTCGGGCATGAGTTCGACATGTTACCATGAGGCTGTAGCGAAGTGGTGTTTATTGGAGCAACAACCTGAATGGATCAAGCGCCCTTCCAG TATTTGTCATACACTGACTGATAATATGGACTTTATGATGAagtattttttaacaaaaaaaagaattccAGCTGAAATACCTCAGCGTCTTTTGCGTGACATTTCTCCTCCGCTTTTGCTGACTCCCTCTGAACAAAAATGTCTTAAGTGCAACGAGGATTTATGCATCAAGAATAAAAAACGAACAGTAGCATATGGAATGGGCCACATTTGGAAAA CAACTGAATTATTCATCAAGGAATGTGCTGAATGTGGAATGGAAGTTAGATATCAAGAATATGAAGAAGGTTTTCATAATTTTGACAATAGTGTTTTATTGAGTCTCAAGTTGTGTTGTTATTTACTGCGTGGACTGAAA AATCATATCTCAATCGAGAGCAATCTAAAAATGTTGTTCATCGAAACTATTCCTTATAATAAGATCAGGAATGCGTTCTTGCATTTTTTGGCTCTCCAAGACTATCAATACGACTTTTGTTGCTTGAAATGTGGAATATATCCAACAGTGCTGATATGTGATGGTAATTGGAAAAACACGTGCAGAAGACCAG TTGAAGCCGTTGACAAAACCCAAAATACTTGTGACCTCATTGATGTAGACGCAACTTGGGAAAAATATCAGATGGAAATTATAGGAAGAGGATTTTATG GCTGTAAAGAGAATCCATGGAAAGTGGAAATAATGTACAACACAGTTGCACCTTGGATATCTCCAGAATGCCGATTTTCAAGTGAAGTCCCAAATACAGAGCATAGGAAAGGATTTATTCTTAACAAGCCAGTTGTTGAAAAGCCTCTAGCCTACTCCAAAGTCTCTCATGAAGATATTCTTCAAGCTATAAACTCTCCTCTT ACATCTGATTCTCGTTTGATAGACTTGTGTGAAGTCTTGGGTATAAGTAGCAAAGGGAGTTCAGAAGACCTTGTTAATACTTTGAATGAGCTGGTTCTGTTTAAGGATGTATGCCCTAAGATGTACAAAAGCATAAAACATTGCGGTG GAGGGATTGTACATTTTCGTTGCCCACATGGGATATGCTATTATATGAAATATCTTCTAAGACAGGAAAGTGCTAGAGATTATATTGACGGAATATTGTCCCTGAAGAGACAACCTCATGCTATAATATCTGACATTGCTTCCCAA GTAGCCCATCATGGCGAGGCTAGAAAAAGGGGTATTTTTGGGCCTGATAAAGGAATGCTGTTTGCATATACTGACAAAAATCTTGAATTGGAAAAACATGGCTCTCTACCACAGGTTAAACTGGATGCTCATAAAAAATACAGCCTCTGTGATAGGTTCCATACAAGATCGAAGAAAAAGACCGCAGAAAATTCTTTTCGCAACTTGAAGTACTGCTCTGATTTGAACATAAATACCAGTGTGGCAGAGCAGGAAAATGCTCACATGGCAAAAGATAG ATCTTCAGTTTGCTCTATGGACACTACCAATTTCCTTTGGCTTTCGCGAGTTAGCATTAACCTGCGTAATAAAGACATAAACTcaagatatgaaaaaaaaatgaagactcaatttggaaataaaattcgGAGGAATCATGAAGGAATTGCTATACCAGATGTTAAAG GTAACGTTTTGGATGGAACCAGTGGATCGGTCACAGAG GAAGAATTACTCATCGACGAAGATGATGAAGCTATGAATGAGGTAGTTGCCAACCCTGAAGACAATGTGTACTCTGAAAATATA CAGAGTGGAATGACTACTGGAACAGTGTCACAATATCAAGAAGATCAGACATTTTG TTCAGCAAAAATGAAATCAACTTCATGCAGTGATGGTGATGGTAATATTTATGACTCCGAGAATAAAG ATAGTGATGAATCAAGAAAATGTCTTTTTCTGCCTGCCAAATTTAAtg ATAATAGATGGAATAATTGCAGCTCTTTGTCATAA
- the LOC144411744 gene encoding uncharacterized protein LOC144411744 isoform X2, with translation MADTYFKTKSENFDDLCIKVNDFYQCILCIGVSFTTPGGFQHHLKTQHIKYAVHIINGDERAFIMPCRRDCIKRGTSALTRSHYHCPSCEKIFGRRNSMIDHRRLTKNCLGVIESEEVRDMDIDSKNKSSESLCEGTFNFQCIPCDKRFRHQSSLRRHAQLKHNATQLLPSVCVDTFNGIYMVAQSDSGPLAPIHVQKHTLKQKIMCTDDDCISIIKAISTVNPGIQCRHLDSISESSILTTNKLQLSSLNRLREFNILNDSSVQWCKNMKEISEKDCCTLVALVDFSTMGFETRTIYFSVYTEKIQYFAPLKRVRVSFNKDNGEFSCLCPTSGMSSTCYHEAVAKWCLLEQQPEWIKRPSSICHTLTDNMDFMMKYFLTKKRIPAEIPQRLLRDISPPLLLTPSEQKCLKCNEDLCIKNKKRTVAYGMGHIWKTTELFIKECAECGMEVRYQEYEEGFHNFDNSVLLSLKLCCYLLRGLKNHISIESNLKMLFIETIPYNKIRNAFLHFLALQDYQYDFCCLKCGIYPTVLICDGNWKNTCRRPVEAVDKTQNTCDLIDVDATWEKYQMEIIGRGFYGCKENPWKVEIMYNTVAPWISPECRFSSEVPNTEHRKGFILNKPVVEKPLAYSKVSHEDILQAINSPLTSDSRLIDLCEVLGISSKGSSEDLVNTLNELVLFKDVCPKMYKSIKHCGGGIVHFRCPHGICYYMKYLLRQESARDYIDGILSLKRQPHAIISDIASQVAHHGEARKRGIFGPDKGMLFAYTDKNLELEKHGSLPQVKLDAHKKYSLCDRFHTRSKKKTAENSFRNLKYCSDLNINTSVAEQENAHMAKDRSSVCSMDTTNFLWLSRVSINLRNKDINSRYEKKMKTQFGNKIRRNHEGIAIPDVKGNVLDGTSGSVTEEELLIDEDDEAMNEVVANPEDNVYSENISGMTTGTVSQYQEDQTFCSAKMKSTSCSDGDGNIYDSENKDSDESRKCLFLPAKFNGKFYNIHCIKFFFKI, from the exons ATGGCAGATACTTATTTTaagacaaaatcagaaaattttgatgatttgTGCATAAAAGTGAATGATTTTTACCAATGCATACTATGTATCGGAGTATCATTTACAACACCAGGTGGCTTTCAACACCACCTGAAAACTCAACATATCAAATATGCTGTTCATATCATCAATGGGGATGAAAGAG cTTTCATTATGCCTTGTAGAAGAGATTGTATAAAGCGAGGAACAAGTGCTTTGACCAGGAGTCACTATCATTGTCCCTcctgtgaaaaaatatttggacgGAGAAATTCTATGATTGACCACAGGAGGCTTACTAAGA ATTGTTTGGGTGTGATTGAAAGTGAAGAAGTCAGGGATATGGACATAGATTCTAAAAACAAAAGTTCAGAAAGTCTATGTGAAG GTACTTTCAACTTTCAATGCATACCTTGTGACAAGCGCTTTAGGCATCAGTCGTCATTGAGGCGACATGCTCAACTTAAACACAATGCAACTCAGCTTTTACCGAGCGTATGTGTTGACACATTCAATGGAATCTATATGGTTGCTCAAAGTGATTCTGGCCCACTTGCTCCAATTCATGTTCAAAAGCAcacattgaaacaaaaaattatgtgCACTGATGACGACTGTATTTCAATTATCAAAGCCATTTCAACAGTCAATCCAGGAATCCAATGTCGACATTTGGACTCTATCTCTGAATCTTCAATTTTAACGACAAACAAACTGCAACTGTCATCGCTAAACCGACTAAGGGAATTTAATATATTGAATGATTCGTCGGTTCAATGGTGCAAAAATATGAAGGAAATCAGTGAAAAGGATTGCTGCACTCTTGTAGCCCTTGTTGATTTTTCAACAATGGGTTTCGAAACAAGAACAATCTATTTTTCCGTTTACactgaaaaaattcaatattttgcaCCATTGAAGAGGGTAAGAGTTTCTTTCAATAAAGATAATGGGGAATTTTCGTGCCTTTGTCCAACCTCGGGCATGAGTTCGACATGTTACCATGAGGCTGTAGCGAAGTGGTGTTTATTGGAGCAACAACCTGAATGGATCAAGCGCCCTTCCAG TATTTGTCATACACTGACTGATAATATGGACTTTATGATGAagtattttttaacaaaaaaaagaattccAGCTGAAATACCTCAGCGTCTTTTGCGTGACATTTCTCCTCCGCTTTTGCTGACTCCCTCTGAACAAAAATGTCTTAAGTGCAACGAGGATTTATGCATCAAGAATAAAAAACGAACAGTAGCATATGGAATGGGCCACATTTGGAAAA CAACTGAATTATTCATCAAGGAATGTGCTGAATGTGGAATGGAAGTTAGATATCAAGAATATGAAGAAGGTTTTCATAATTTTGACAATAGTGTTTTATTGAGTCTCAAGTTGTGTTGTTATTTACTGCGTGGACTGAAA AATCATATCTCAATCGAGAGCAATCTAAAAATGTTGTTCATCGAAACTATTCCTTATAATAAGATCAGGAATGCGTTCTTGCATTTTTTGGCTCTCCAAGACTATCAATACGACTTTTGTTGCTTGAAATGTGGAATATATCCAACAGTGCTGATATGTGATGGTAATTGGAAAAACACGTGCAGAAGACCAG TTGAAGCCGTTGACAAAACCCAAAATACTTGTGACCTCATTGATGTAGACGCAACTTGGGAAAAATATCAGATGGAAATTATAGGAAGAGGATTTTATG GCTGTAAAGAGAATCCATGGAAAGTGGAAATAATGTACAACACAGTTGCACCTTGGATATCTCCAGAATGCCGATTTTCAAGTGAAGTCCCAAATACAGAGCATAGGAAAGGATTTATTCTTAACAAGCCAGTTGTTGAAAAGCCTCTAGCCTACTCCAAAGTCTCTCATGAAGATATTCTTCAAGCTATAAACTCTCCTCTT ACATCTGATTCTCGTTTGATAGACTTGTGTGAAGTCTTGGGTATAAGTAGCAAAGGGAGTTCAGAAGACCTTGTTAATACTTTGAATGAGCTGGTTCTGTTTAAGGATGTATGCCCTAAGATGTACAAAAGCATAAAACATTGCGGTG GAGGGATTGTACATTTTCGTTGCCCACATGGGATATGCTATTATATGAAATATCTTCTAAGACAGGAAAGTGCTAGAGATTATATTGACGGAATATTGTCCCTGAAGAGACAACCTCATGCTATAATATCTGACATTGCTTCCCAA GTAGCCCATCATGGCGAGGCTAGAAAAAGGGGTATTTTTGGGCCTGATAAAGGAATGCTGTTTGCATATACTGACAAAAATCTTGAATTGGAAAAACATGGCTCTCTACCACAGGTTAAACTGGATGCTCATAAAAAATACAGCCTCTGTGATAGGTTCCATACAAGATCGAAGAAAAAGACCGCAGAAAATTCTTTTCGCAACTTGAAGTACTGCTCTGATTTGAACATAAATACCAGTGTGGCAGAGCAGGAAAATGCTCACATGGCAAAAGATAG ATCTTCAGTTTGCTCTATGGACACTACCAATTTCCTTTGGCTTTCGCGAGTTAGCATTAACCTGCGTAATAAAGACATAAACTcaagatatgaaaaaaaaatgaagactcaatttggaaataaaattcgGAGGAATCATGAAGGAATTGCTATACCAGATGTTAAAG GTAACGTTTTGGATGGAACCAGTGGATCGGTCACAGAG GAAGAATTACTCATCGACGAAGATGATGAAGCTATGAATGAGGTAGTTGCCAACCCTGAAGACAATGTGTACTCTGAAAATATA AGTGGAATGACTACTGGAACAGTGTCACAATATCAAGAAGATCAGACATTTTG TTCAGCAAAAATGAAATCAACTTCATGCAGTGATGGTGATGGTAATATTTATGACTCCGAGAATAAAG ATAGTGATGAATCAAGAAAATGTCTTTTTCTGCCTGCCAAATTTAAtggtaaattttataatattcattgtattaaatttttctttaaaatttga